From Candidatus Methanosuratincola sp., one genomic window encodes:
- a CDS encoding AIR synthase related protein → MPGSKYSELGVDVDKKGISSIKGVTDDLFPDSFCSVVRDPDDPKSGLILHEDGAGSKPIISYIYSRETGDYSWFSGLAQDVLAMNLDDVVCVGGVPVAFSDYVALNTIRLERESLLSSLASGFSRTFGTLGRLGCRVLFCGGETADLPDIIRTLDVSGTVFGRVELENMITGNDISPGDVIVGIVSGGRCSYEERENSGIMCNGISLARHSLLRSDYFKKYPEIGQEGSRGYYGRYWIDDDLPDLGMTVGEALLSPTRIFLPIVIDMLKRVPVKALVHNTGGGLTKSLRIGKDILYIKDSLPDPDPIFRLIGKESGESPREMCRNYNMGIGMEVVVGKGQEEEVIRSAEKFKVGAHVIGRCERSNGKNAVLIRRGSEEYLFQ, encoded by the coding sequence TTGCCCGGATCGAAGTACTCTGAACTTGGAGTGGATGTCGACAAGAAGGGAATCTCATCGATAAAGGGAGTGACGGATGACCTCTTCCCAGACTCGTTCTGCAGCGTTGTACGAGACCCGGACGATCCCAAGTCGGGCCTGATTCTCCATGAGGACGGGGCTGGCAGCAAGCCAATAATATCTTACATCTATTCCAGAGAGACCGGCGATTACAGCTGGTTCTCTGGGCTCGCTCAGGACGTTCTGGCGATGAATCTCGACGATGTTGTTTGCGTTGGGGGGGTGCCCGTAGCATTCTCGGATTATGTCGCGCTGAACACGATCCGGCTCGAGAGGGAATCCCTGCTCTCATCGCTCGCCTCTGGGTTCTCAAGGACATTCGGAACCTTGGGTCGTCTGGGCTGCAGGGTTCTCTTCTGCGGCGGGGAGACGGCCGACCTCCCGGACATAATAAGGACTCTGGACGTCTCAGGCACAGTCTTCGGGCGGGTTGAACTTGAGAATATGATAACTGGCAATGATATTTCTCCTGGCGACGTGATTGTGGGGATAGTGAGCGGCGGACGATGCAGTTACGAGGAGAGGGAGAACAGCGGGATCATGTGCAACGGGATCTCTCTTGCCAGGCATTCTCTGCTCAGGAGCGACTACTTCAAGAAATACCCTGAGATCGGTCAAGAGGGCTCCAGGGGATACTACGGCAGATACTGGATCGACGACGATCTGCCCGACCTCGGGATGACCGTGGGCGAGGCATTGCTCTCCCCTACGAGGATATTCCTCCCGATTGTGATCGATATGCTCAAGCGTGTGCCTGTCAAGGCGTTAGTCCATAACACCGGGGGCGGCCTTACAAAGTCCCTCAGGATCGGTAAGGATATACTCTACATCAAGGACAGCCTCCCAGATCCGGATCCTATTTTCAGGCTGATCGGCAAGGAGAGCGGCGAGTCGCCAAGGGAGATGTGCCGCAACTACAACATGGGGATAGGGATGGAAGTCGTAGTAGGCAAGGGGCAAGAAGAAGAAGTGATACGATCGGCCGAGAAGTTCAAGGTGGGCGCCCATGTTATCGGCAGGTGCGAGAGATCGAACGGTAAGAACGCCGTCCTGATAAGGAGGGGTTCCGAAGAGTACCTCTTCCAGTGA
- a CDS encoding pyridoxal phosphate-dependent aminotransferase, with product MDYLLLIRMSLHDRLEEIPASGIRRLFELSSKYADVISLGIGEPDFDTPAHIKEYAKEALDRGITHYTPNNGLKELRDAISEKLKKENSIFADPDKEIIVTTGGNQAFLLIWASFLKEGDEVLIPSPHFVTYSATVRLAGGVPVEVPLKMENGFVLTVDDLQRHLTERTRAIVLNSPNNPTGAVLTEKDVRAAVEFAEDHGLAVVSDEVYESLVYDGIRHVSPASVASEPGRFITVGSLSKTYAMTGWRIGYAAGPEDLIARMVKFQMYLSACPTSFAQYAAARALSDPRSQAAVSQMRSEYMRRRDYIYRRLKQIQGFSVVKPGGAFYIFPFVGDDLKISEKLLVEARVAAVPGSTFGAAGRGHLRLAYTVPVERLGEAMDRIEKALDR from the coding sequence ATGGACTACCTCCTGTTGATTAGAATGTCGCTACACGATCGTCTAGAAGAGATACCTGCCTCGGGGATTAGGCGCCTTTTCGAACTCTCTAGCAAATACGCCGACGTCATCTCTCTTGGGATAGGAGAGCCTGATTTCGACACGCCTGCGCACATAAAAGAATATGCAAAGGAGGCTCTGGACAGGGGAATAACACACTACACGCCAAACAATGGGCTCAAGGAGCTTAGGGACGCGATATCTGAAAAGCTCAAAAAAGAGAACTCTATCTTTGCCGACCCTGACAAGGAGATAATCGTCACCACGGGGGGCAACCAGGCATTCCTCCTTATATGGGCATCATTCCTTAAGGAGGGGGACGAGGTATTGATCCCATCGCCCCACTTCGTGACATACAGCGCGACCGTCCGGTTGGCTGGCGGCGTTCCCGTCGAAGTCCCGCTGAAGATGGAAAACGGATTTGTCTTGACTGTTGATGACCTGCAAAGGCATCTGACAGAGAGGACCCGCGCGATCGTGCTCAACTCTCCAAACAACCCCACGGGGGCGGTTCTAACTGAGAAAGATGTGAGGGCAGCCGTTGAGTTCGCTGAGGATCACGGCTTGGCGGTAGTGTCCGACGAGGTCTACGAGTCGCTGGTCTACGACGGCATCCGCCATGTAAGCCCTGCCTCTGTCGCATCCGAGCCTGGGAGGTTTATCACTGTGGGCAGCCTGTCGAAGACTTATGCGATGACTGGGTGGAGGATCGGGTATGCTGCAGGCCCAGAGGATTTGATCGCGAGGATGGTGAAGTTCCAGATGTACCTGTCTGCATGCCCCACTTCTTTCGCACAATATGCAGCCGCCCGTGCCCTTTCAGATCCTAGGAGCCAGGCTGCAGTAAGCCAGATGCGATCGGAATACATGCGGAGGAGGGACTACATCTACCGCCGGCTGAAGCAAATCCAGGGTTTCAGCGTGGTGAAGCCGGGCGGTGCATTCTATATATTCCCCTTTGTTGGGGATGACCTGAAGATCTCCGAGAAGCTGCTTGTTGAGGCAAGGGTGGCGGCAGTCCCTGGGTCCACTTTCGGGGCTGCAGGCAGGGGGCACCTGAGGCTTGCTTACACCGTCCCGGTTGAGCGCCTGGGCGAGGCGATGGACAGGATAGAGAAGGCTTTGGATCGGTAG
- a CDS encoding nitroreductase family protein produces MSGLADLFEVLRQRSSVRLFKETPIDESSRKLILEAAIRAPTAGGAEAWHFVVVESGEARIRLHKLLLEAHREYFTKLMKKAWSDEKFESWVAGSGSEYYLAPLYVAVFADLRERVYNDPRIEEIWAHQSCAAAIENMMLAACGLGIGSCWFGVPLLLEGELKRLLGVNDPELRLSAVVGLGYPKSEVRPRPRRKGLDAVMKII; encoded by the coding sequence GTGAGCGGATTGGCTGATCTCTTCGAGGTATTGAGGCAGCGCAGCTCGGTGAGGCTCTTCAAAGAAACCCCAATTGATGAGTCTTCAAGGAAATTGATCTTGGAGGCTGCCATCAGGGCGCCGACTGCAGGCGGGGCAGAGGCTTGGCATTTTGTTGTAGTCGAGTCCGGTGAGGCGCGAATTCGCCTCCATAAGCTCCTGCTCGAGGCGCACCGGGAATATTTCACCAAGCTAATGAAGAAGGCGTGGAGTGATGAGAAGTTCGAGTCTTGGGTGGCTGGATCCGGCAGCGAGTACTATCTCGCGCCCCTTTATGTGGCTGTTTTCGCTGACCTAAGGGAGAGGGTTTACAACGATCCTCGCATTGAGGAGATCTGGGCCCACCAGAGCTGTGCCGCAGCTATTGAGAACATGATGCTCGCAGCTTGTGGCCTGGGCATCGGATCTTGCTGGTTTGGGGTGCCGCTACTCCTTGAGGGAGAACTAAAAAGGCTGCTAGGAGTGAATGATCCAGAGCTTCGGCTCTCAGCCGTGGTGGGGCTCGGGTACCCTAAGTCCGAAGTGAGGCCTAGGCCGAGGAGAAAGGGGCTGGATGCGGTAATGAAAATAATTTGA
- a CDS encoding phosphate uptake regulator PhoU yields MRRVQKVGKSTFTVSLPHEWVKKNNISPKTEVNVVALPNGSLKISTVEGGKEEKRSKEILIEARDPDAGDLIRKTLAAYIANYDVIRLDLSKVSFEPYARDKIRKMIKFKMAGAEIIEETSDRMTIQILLRPYEFPLDRLFLRMATMARDMIADVIKAEKGGDQNFRRNMLTDIIERDEDVDKLYFMGSRWLSNIMEDQGALKDYGLNDIKAALDYRIAFRNVERVSDHTIRIASKLLEAPEIERSISDAMMQSLSEAGEIFIRSANSFKNGSIQEASRVIHEARKLAAKEEDFMRRLIEGGLPTKAAASVIIAMDSIRRISEYGVGISELTFNMYIDRDSAKAD; encoded by the coding sequence ATGCGCAGAGTGCAGAAGGTTGGGAAGTCCACTTTCACCGTCTCGCTCCCACATGAATGGGTCAAGAAGAACAATATTTCGCCCAAGACAGAGGTCAATGTTGTCGCATTACCAAACGGAAGCCTAAAGATCTCAACAGTAGAAGGCGGGAAGGAAGAGAAGAGATCAAAGGAGATACTCATCGAGGCAAGGGATCCCGATGCCGGAGATCTGATCAGGAAGACTTTGGCTGCATACATCGCCAACTACGACGTGATAAGGCTAGACCTCTCGAAAGTGAGTTTCGAGCCTTATGCCAGGGACAAAATCCGCAAAATGATCAAGTTCAAGATGGCAGGCGCAGAGATTATTGAAGAGACCTCGGACAGGATGACAATACAAATCCTCCTCAGACCGTACGAGTTCCCCCTAGACAGGTTGTTTTTGAGGATGGCCACGATGGCAAGAGACATGATCGCGGACGTCATAAAGGCAGAGAAGGGGGGCGACCAGAATTTCCGGAGAAACATGCTAACAGACATAATCGAAAGGGACGAGGACGTGGATAAGTTGTATTTCATGGGCAGCAGATGGCTTTCAAACATAATGGAGGACCAGGGCGCGCTGAAGGACTATGGCCTGAACGACATAAAGGCTGCCCTGGACTACAGGATCGCATTCAGGAATGTTGAAAGGGTCTCTGACCATACGATAAGGATCGCGTCGAAACTCTTGGAGGCTCCTGAAATCGAAAGGAGCATATCCGACGCCATGATGCAATCCCTCAGTGAGGCAGGCGAGATCTTCATTAGATCTGCGAACTCGTTTAAGAACGGCAGCATACAGGAGGCGAGCAGAGTCATCCACGAAGCCAGGAAATTGGCAGCGAAGGAGGAGGATTTCATGAGGCGGCTCATAGAAGGGGGGCTCCCGACCAAGGCGGCTGCATCGGTGATAATAGCAATGGACAGCATAAGGAGGATCTCTGAGTATGGCGTCGGGATCTCCGAGCTCACATTCAACATGTACATCGACAGGGACTCTGCAAAAGCGGATTAG
- the pstS gene encoding phosphate ABC transporter substrate-binding protein PstS, which translates to MFLSDSKGISKILGIGIVAVVLVAAGLIYYTQSMGAEQPATITAGGASFPYPLISKWVSEYNKLHPAVQITYQSVGSGAGQNGLFAKTFDFAGSDAPLKDSQMEQNPGILHIPETGGGIVVAYNIPNIGSGMNLTADVIAKIFQGNITKWNAPEIAAINPALTLPDLNIVVIRRSDSSGTTNGFTSYLKNASSVWILGSGTTVNWPVGIGASGNSGVASTLQQTPGGVGYLEFFYAKNNSIPFAKVMNRNGQFVEPTLTSISGALGAAAPLLSSDVRASVVNMPGDGVYPISVFTYILVYKDLSYMPEAKAKAVANFLWWIIHDGQSYSESLLYPRLPSSVVTVAEANLKQLTYNGRPLL; encoded by the coding sequence ATGTTCTTAAGTGACAGTAAAGGCATCTCTAAAATCTTGGGGATAGGAATAGTCGCTGTGGTGCTGGTTGCGGCGGGCCTGATATACTACACCCAGTCCATGGGGGCTGAGCAGCCGGCAACAATAACTGCTGGGGGAGCCTCATTTCCCTACCCTTTGATATCCAAGTGGGTCTCTGAATACAACAAGCTGCACCCCGCCGTGCAGATAACTTACCAGTCTGTCGGGAGCGGCGCGGGTCAGAACGGCCTGTTTGCCAAGACATTTGACTTTGCAGGATCAGATGCGCCATTAAAAGACTCGCAGATGGAACAAAATCCCGGGATACTGCACATCCCAGAGACGGGCGGGGGAATCGTAGTTGCATATAACATACCCAACATCGGATCTGGAATGAACCTCACTGCAGACGTCATAGCGAAAATATTCCAGGGGAACATTACCAAGTGGAATGCCCCTGAGATCGCAGCAATAAACCCGGCTCTTACATTGCCTGACTTGAACATAGTGGTTATCAGGAGATCAGACTCGAGCGGCACGACGAACGGCTTCACGAGTTACCTCAAAAACGCGAGCTCAGTTTGGATCCTTGGTTCGGGCACGACTGTAAATTGGCCTGTCGGGATAGGCGCATCGGGCAACAGCGGAGTCGCGAGCACGCTGCAGCAGACGCCTGGGGGCGTTGGCTATCTGGAATTCTTCTACGCGAAGAACAACTCGATCCCATTTGCCAAGGTAATGAACAGGAACGGGCAATTCGTTGAGCCCACTTTGACTTCAATATCCGGAGCTCTAGGAGCGGCGGCGCCATTGCTGTCGTCTGATGTGAGGGCTTCTGTGGTCAACATGCCCGGAGATGGCGTTTACCCAATATCTGTGTTCACGTACATTCTGGTGTACAAGGATCTTTCCTACATGCCCGAAGCCAAAGCCAAGGCAGTGGCAAACTTCCTGTGGTGGATCATCCACGATGGGCAGTCCTACTCCGAATCTTTGCTATACCCGAGACTGCCAAGCAGCGTTGTGACAGTAGCCGAGGCTAACCTCAAGCAACTCACTTACAACGGAAGGCCTTTGCTTTGA
- the pstC gene encoding phosphate ABC transporter permease subunit PstC translates to MVGGSSLIVVAFFVMIFVMLAVRSYPSMANDPLMIFGSTWDVNSGLYGGIPAILGTLASSAIAVALAVPISLGMSVFFTEYAPRRVRAALSIVIDMLATIPSVIFGIWGLWIVAPLVKTYVQDPIVGSIGFIPLFSGPAYGLSLFLASLVLTFMIVPIISSLTISLLSTTPVELREAMISLGATRWEVVRHVALPFSKLGIFASIILALGRALGETMAVTMVIGNSFIWPFSSISLFSPASTITSKIASELYEAVDVLHVSSLVELGLILLVITLLVNSSARLVITRISRRNASG, encoded by the coding sequence TTGGTGGGCGGAAGCTCGCTCATAGTCGTTGCTTTTTTTGTAATGATATTCGTGATGCTTGCGGTCAGATCTTATCCGTCTATGGCCAATGATCCTCTGATGATATTCGGAAGCACTTGGGATGTGAACTCTGGGTTGTACGGAGGGATCCCTGCCATACTGGGGACATTGGCCTCATCCGCGATCGCCGTTGCTTTGGCGGTGCCGATAAGCCTTGGGATGTCCGTATTCTTCACAGAGTATGCGCCTAGGAGGGTCAGGGCGGCCCTTTCCATAGTGATCGACATGCTTGCAACCATCCCAAGCGTAATATTCGGGATATGGGGCTTATGGATAGTCGCACCTTTAGTCAAGACTTATGTGCAGGACCCTATAGTCGGATCTATAGGTTTCATACCCCTGTTCTCCGGTCCGGCATATGGGCTGAGCCTCTTCTTGGCCTCCCTTGTCCTTACCTTCATGATTGTCCCAATCATATCCTCCTTGACTATCTCGCTACTCTCTACGACCCCGGTCGAGCTAAGGGAAGCCATGATCTCGCTGGGTGCCACGAGGTGGGAAGTGGTGAGGCATGTCGCTTTGCCCTTCTCGAAGCTAGGGATATTTGCTTCGATCATACTTGCGCTTGGTCGGGCGCTAGGCGAGACGATGGCGGTAACAATGGTGATAGGGAATAGTTTCATTTGGCCTTTCTCTTCCATCTCCCTCTTCTCGCCTGCTTCGACGATAACTAGCAAAATTGCGAGCGAGCTATACGAGGCAGTAGACGTATTGCATGTCTCTTCGCTCGTTGAGCTGGGGCTGATCCTTTTGGTCATTACGCTTTTGGTCAATTCTTCAGCCAGGCTTGTGATAACTCGCATTTCAAGGAGGAATGCGTCCGGATGA
- the pstA gene encoding phosphate ABC transporter permease PstA has product MIVSRRTKEKLIIAALVALTGAAVVPLFWIIGSIVWNGISVMSLEFLTSLPAPFGSSGGGIGNAILGTLIINLFASGLGIPLGILTGIYLAEYAHDSRMGSAVRTIVESLSGVPSLVIGLFAFTLIVLSFRHYTGVAATLALGIMMIPLVAKATEESMRVVSDDLREAGMALGIPKYNITTRIVLSMAKGGVISGSLLAFARISGETAPLLFTALFSFYWPTGIDQPMATLQVLIYNYAISGFADWVAKAWGASLLLVLLVITINVAVRYLGRKKYGGA; this is encoded by the coding sequence ATGATAGTTTCGAGGCGCACGAAAGAAAAACTGATCATTGCTGCCCTCGTCGCTCTTACTGGGGCGGCAGTGGTCCCCCTGTTCTGGATAATCGGGAGCATCGTCTGGAACGGGATCTCGGTGATGAGCCTTGAGTTCCTGACCTCCCTGCCTGCCCCATTCGGTTCCTCGGGGGGAGGCATAGGAAACGCTATACTTGGAACGCTCATCATCAACCTCTTTGCGAGCGGGTTGGGCATCCCTCTCGGAATCCTCACGGGGATATATCTCGCTGAGTACGCTCATGATAGCAGGATGGGATCTGCAGTCAGGACGATTGTCGAGTCGCTCTCGGGGGTCCCCTCGTTAGTCATCGGACTCTTCGCCTTCACCTTGATAGTCCTTTCATTCCGGCACTACACTGGGGTCGCGGCAACCTTGGCCCTAGGCATAATGATGATACCTCTTGTGGCCAAGGCTACTGAAGAGTCTATGAGGGTGGTTTCCGACGACCTGAGGGAGGCTGGGATGGCGCTGGGCATCCCAAAGTACAACATAACCACAAGGATAGTCCTGAGCATGGCAAAGGGAGGGGTCATCTCAGGATCTTTGCTTGCCTTTGCCAGGATCAGCGGCGAGACCGCACCGCTGCTCTTCACCGCACTATTCAGCTTCTACTGGCCAACTGGGATAGACCAGCCGATGGCGACTCTGCAGGTGCTTATCTACAATTACGCAATAAGCGGCTTCGCCGACTGGGTAGCGAAGGCATGGGGCGCTTCGCTCCTTCTCGTCCTTCTGGTAATAACCATAAACGTTGCAGTTAGATATCTTGGAAGAAAGAAATACGGAGGTGCCTGA
- the pstB gene encoding phosphate ABC transporter ATP-binding protein PstB, which translates to MATKLVTERLSAWFGKKQVLKDISIAFEERQVTALVGPSGCGKSTFIRCLNRMHELNPGARVEGKAFLDGIDIYGMDPMDVRRKIGMVFQKPNPFPNMSISDNVVAGIKLSGEKSKADLDAIVERTLKSVGLYDEVKDDLRRSGASLSGGQQQRLCIARALAMEPEVILMDEPTSALDPASTSRIEDLIRKLKSEITVIIITHNVGQAARISDKTAFLYLGELIEYNDTKEFFESPKSPITERYITGRFG; encoded by the coding sequence TTGGCAACAAAACTCGTAACCGAAAGACTGAGTGCCTGGTTCGGGAAGAAGCAGGTACTAAAAGACATCTCAATCGCATTCGAAGAGAGGCAGGTCACTGCGCTGGTCGGCCCCTCAGGTTGTGGCAAGTCCACCTTCATAAGGTGCCTGAACAGGATGCATGAACTGAATCCTGGCGCTCGAGTCGAGGGGAAGGCATTCCTGGATGGGATCGACATTTATGGGATGGATCCTATGGATGTCAGGCGCAAGATTGGTATGGTCTTCCAGAAGCCAAACCCGTTCCCTAACATGTCGATATCTGACAACGTTGTTGCCGGAATCAAGCTTTCAGGGGAGAAGAGCAAGGCGGATCTGGATGCGATAGTCGAGCGCACGCTGAAGTCCGTAGGGCTCTATGACGAGGTCAAGGATGATCTAAGGAGGTCGGGAGCGAGCCTCTCAGGGGGTCAGCAGCAGCGACTCTGCATCGCTAGGGCGCTCGCGATGGAGCCTGAGGTGATCCTGATGGATGAGCCCACTTCTGCCCTCGATCCGGCCTCAACAAGCAGGATAGAGGATCTCATAAGGAAGCTGAAGTCAGAGATCACGGTGATCATAATAACGCATAATGTAGGCCAGGCCGCGAGGATATCCGATAAGACCGCTTTCCTTTACTTGGGAGAACTCATCGAGTACAACGATACCAAAGAGTTCTTCGAGTCGCCGAAGAGCCCGATAACTGAAAGGTACATAACAGGGAGGTTTGGATGA
- a CDS encoding phosphate uptake regulator PhoU, with product MMEEPDYLKEINNGISEMYNSIVEIYEMVLSVLKEPTAGKTKEICDKTKLVMEQEEAIIDRCVEALIRHQPFAGDLRAVTSAMRISYDLARISRYLSNIVQVIDDVQSGVACAPDVKGLLESGWEMVQESVKSYLSRDPVRAASVIDEDAKIDSGYRKVLSRYRDYAGGGACVLLNGLIARIVERMADHACYISAETVYMVTGSRIGVRAPKCPPDLSSQ from the coding sequence ATGATGGAGGAACCAGACTATCTGAAGGAAATAAACAATGGAATATCTGAAATGTACAATTCCATAGTTGAGATATATGAGATGGTGCTTTCAGTCCTAAAAGAGCCAACCGCAGGCAAGACAAAGGAGATCTGCGATAAGACCAAGTTGGTAATGGAGCAGGAGGAGGCAATAATCGATCGCTGCGTCGAGGCGCTGATAAGGCACCAGCCTTTTGCAGGGGATCTCCGGGCGGTCACCTCCGCGATGCGCATCTCTTATGACCTGGCCAGAATATCGAGGTATTTGAGCAATATCGTCCAGGTGATAGATGACGTCCAGTCCGGGGTCGCATGCGCGCCTGATGTGAAGGGGCTGCTCGAGTCGGGCTGGGAGATGGTCCAGGAGAGCGTCAAGTCTTACCTATCCAGGGACCCTGTAAGGGCAGCCTCCGTGATAGACGAGGACGCCAAAATCGATTCCGGATACAGGAAAGTCCTCTCGAGGTACCGCGACTATGCTGGTGGTGGGGCTTGCGTGCTCTTGAACGGGCTGATAGCAAGGATAGTGGAGCGCATGGCAGACCATGCCTGCTACATCTCTGCAGAGACCGTGTACATGGTGACTGGGAGCCGGATAGGGGTCCGGGCACCCAAGTGCCCGCCCGACCTCTCCAGCCAATAG
- a CDS encoding SLC13 family permease — MEALQLTALSILIAAIGAIVWGKIDRTAVAIFGAVCMVITGCLSDKEAFMAVDWNVIILMISFWILAGYFAKSGIPEAIAHRAVAWSGGDLSKFLIIVGAASGILSLFVDNVLVILIMAPVALHITRLLKINPVPFLIFIGLCANFTGSALLIGDLPPQMLHSVSGIEFLEFIWQSGRPSSFPILMITFAAVLWFFRINFKRQLRGKAMATEVFAVIDPENGGGVRDKRFAAITVISFVATIVALSLRWLIGLELGAIAAIGAAVTVLVMETYGRKLSRPSFEEVLTSLDWRSILFYISLFILIGGINRQGLIMMAADAIAPIFASNTALGVTSVYWLTVPVVGFIEHDAYILALLYLVKDFSIQAGVSPWPYWWAILWSGTLGSNLTVAGAPALLVALNLCEREGCKVSAKEFFRYSLPFVLISVFVCYLLMMVFWVFL, encoded by the coding sequence GTGGAGGCTCTCCAATTAACTGCATTGAGCATCCTGATAGCAGCCATAGGGGCAATAGTTTGGGGCAAGATCGACAGGACGGCTGTGGCAATCTTTGGGGCGGTCTGCATGGTGATCACAGGTTGCCTCAGCGACAAGGAGGCTTTCATGGCAGTCGATTGGAATGTTATCATACTCATGATCAGCTTCTGGATACTTGCAGGATACTTTGCCAAGAGCGGCATACCCGAGGCGATCGCACATAGGGCGGTTGCCTGGTCCGGCGGGGACCTGAGCAAGTTCCTGATTATTGTGGGGGCAGCATCGGGCATACTCTCACTTTTTGTGGACAATGTGCTCGTGATCCTGATTATGGCGCCAGTTGCCTTGCACATAACCAGGCTGCTGAAGATAAACCCTGTACCTTTTTTGATATTCATCGGTCTCTGCGCCAATTTCACTGGATCTGCGCTCCTGATCGGCGATCTGCCGCCCCAGATGCTCCACAGCGTCTCAGGCATAGAATTTTTAGAGTTCATATGGCAGTCCGGGAGGCCTTCCTCATTCCCGATACTGATGATCACATTCGCAGCCGTGCTTTGGTTCTTCAGAATCAACTTCAAGAGGCAGCTCAGGGGCAAGGCAATGGCAACGGAGGTTTTTGCCGTAATAGACCCTGAAAACGGCGGGGGCGTGAGGGACAAGAGGTTCGCAGCGATAACCGTGATCAGTTTCGTTGCCACAATAGTAGCCCTTTCGCTGAGGTGGCTGATAGGCCTAGAGCTGGGCGCGATTGCCGCCATCGGTGCAGCAGTTACGGTGCTGGTAATGGAAACCTATGGGAGGAAGCTTAGCCGGCCCTCGTTCGAAGAAGTCCTCACTTCGCTTGACTGGCGGTCGATCCTATTTTACATATCGCTCTTCATACTGATAGGCGGGATAAACAGGCAGGGGCTGATAATGATGGCTGCGGACGCAATCGCCCCGATCTTCGCCTCGAACACCGCCCTTGGGGTCACTTCTGTCTACTGGCTAACCGTCCCCGTGGTCGGCTTCATCGAGCATGACGCATACATACTGGCGCTGCTGTACCTAGTCAAAGATTTCAGCATCCAGGCAGGGGTCTCCCCTTGGCCGTACTGGTGGGCAATACTCTGGTCCGGGACATTGGGATCGAACCTGACGGTCGCAGGCGCCCCTGCGCTGCTCGTCGCGCTCAACCTCTGCGAGCGGGAGGGGTGCAAGGTTAGCGCCAAGGAGTTCTTCAGGTACAGCTTGCCCTTCGTACTGATCTCGGTTTTTGTGTGCTATCTCCTAATGATGGTCTTCTGGGTCTTCCTTTGA